Within Thermococcus indicus, the genomic segment GAAGTTGAAGGCCATGTAGGAGCCGCCGAGTATCGCCAGGGCCTTGTAGAGGGACTCGATGGTCGAGACGCTCCCGATCCTCGACACCACCAGGGAGTAGAACCGGTACAGAACTATCGCAAGCAGACCCGAGAGCACCGGCGAGACGACCCAGGCGGCGGCGATTTTGGTGAGGGTGTACCAGTTCACGGGGGCGTGGGTGGCTAGGCCGACTCCGATGACGCCCCCGACTATGGCCTGGTCGTGGAGACCGGGAGCCCCCTGACCGTTGCTATCGTGACCCAGACCCCCGCCGCGAGGAGGGCTATGACGGCCATCTCCATCGTGAGGTAGCCTTCGGGCACTATACCCTTCCCGACGGTCTTCATGACCTTGTATCCCCTGAGGTAGGCCCCCATGAGAACGAATATTGCTATCGTGAGCGTGGCCTGGCGGAAGCTCAGTATTCCAGCCCCAACCGCGGTGCCCATGGCGTTGGCCGAATCGTTTGAGCCTATGTTCCACGCAATGTAAAACGCCACCGCAACAGCCGCCACCGCCAGGCCATCCATTTTAACCACCACTATATAGACTATATACCTGCGTGGGGTTTGCGGACTTAAAAATTTAGCGGGCGAACTTTTTTCGGGAAACGATGACCGCTTTTTACCATTGACGACTGACAACGTTCACGCCTACCCAAAGACACCTGCCGAAGGGAGCTTAAGCCAATACCGAAACTTAAATAAATGCATTGGATGAATAAACTTTGACAAATTTAAGGAGGCAGAGAAGATGATCGAGATTCGTTTTCACGGTAGAGGTGGACAGGGTGCCGTTACCGCTGCCAACATACTAGCCTCAGCTGCTTTCCTTGAGGGCAAGTACGTCCAGGCGTTCCCGTTCTTCGGTGTTGAGAGGCGTGGAGCGCCGGTTACGGCTTTCACCAGGATCGACGAGAAGCCGATAAGGATAAAGACCCAGATCTACGAGCCGGACATCGTCGTCGTCCTCGACCCGAGCCTTCTCGACACGGTAGATGTTACCGCCGGTCTCAAGGACGGCGGAATAGTCATCGTCAACACCGAGAAGAGTAAGGAGGAGGTTCTTGAGAAGCTCAAGAAGAAGCCGGCCAAGCTGGCACTCGTTGACGCAACCACCATAGCCCTCGACGTTCTCGGACTGCCGATCACCAACACCGCCATCCTCGGTGCGGTCTCCAAGGCCACCGGTGTCGTCAGCCTCGAGCACGTCCAGAAGGCCATCCAGGACGTCTTCTCCGGTGCCCTCGGGGAGAAGAACGCCAAGGCCGCAGAGGAAGCCTTCAACAAGACCGTCATTTACGAGCTCTGATCTTCTTTCCTTACCCTTAATCCAAGCAAGGTGGTGATAAGGTTGAACACGCTGTTCGGTGAAAAGAAAGAAGGGGCCACCAAAATCGTCCTCAAGAGCGTGGACGAGTACCCCGAGGCCCCGGTGAGTCTGGGAACAACCCTCAGCAACTTCACGGGTGACTGGAGGACATTCATCCCGGTCATTGACGACGACAAGTGCGTCAAGTGCTACATCTGCTGGAAGTTCTGCCCGGAGCCGGCCATATTCATCCGTGAGGACGGCTACGTGGGAGTTGATTACGACTACTGTAAGGGCTGCGGCATCTGTGCGAACGAGTGCCCGACCAAAGCGATAACCATGGAGAAAGAGGAGAAGTGAGGTGTTGGTTATGGAGTACAAACCCATTAGGAAGGTCGTGAGCGGTAACTACGCGGCCGCTTACGCCGTTAAGCACGCGCGCGTTGAGGTCGTCGCGGCTTACCCGATCACCCCTCAGACCAGCATCATCGAGAAGATAGCCGAGTTCATAGCCAACGACGAGATTGAGAACATCCAGTACGTCCCCGTCGAGAGCGAGCACTCCGCCATGGCGGCCAGCATAGGCGCCTCAGCAACCGGCGCCAGAGCATTTACCGCCACTTCAGCCCAGGGTCTCGCCCTCATGCACGAGATGCTCCACTGGGCCGCCGGTGCGAGGCTCCCGATAGTCATGGTCGACGTCAACCGCGCCATGGCCCCGCCGTGGAGCGTCTGGGACGACCAGACCGACAGCCTCTCCCAGAGGGACACCGGCTGGATGCAGTTCTACGCCGAGAACAACCAGGAAGTTTACGACGGTGTGCTGATGGCCTTTAAGATAGCCGAGACCGTTAACCTCCCCGCGATGGTCATCGAGAGCGCCTTCATACTGAGCCACACCTACGACGTCGTCGAGATGATACCGCAGGAGCTCGTTGACGAGTTCCTCCCGCCGAGGAAGCCGCTCTACACCCTCACCGACTTCGACAACCCAATATCCGTGGGTGCCCTCGGAACCCCGAACGACTACTACGAGTTCCGCTACAAGCTCGCCAAGGCCATGGAAGAGGCCAAGAAGGTCATCCACGAGGTCGGCAAGGAGTTCGGCGAGCGCTTTGGAAGGGACTACAGCCAGATGATCGAGCTCTACAAGACCGACGACGCTGACTTCGTCTTCATGGGCATGGGCTCGCTCATGGGAACCGTCAAGCAGGCGGTCGATGTTCTCCGCGAGGAGGGCTACAAGGTCGGCGCGGCCAAGGTGCGCTGGTTCAGGCCGTTCCCGAGCGAGGAGCTCTACGAGCTCGCCAAGGACGTCCAGGCCATAGCGGTCCTTGACAGGAACTTCTCCTTCGGACAGGAGGGAATACTCTTCAACGAGGCCAAGGGAGCGCTCTACAACACCGACGCAAAGCCGCTCATGAAGAACTACATCGTCGGCCTTGGAGGAAGGGACTTCACGGTGAACGACGTCAGGAAGATCGCCGAGAACATGAAGGCAATCATCGATAAGGGAGAGCTTGATGTAGAGGTGGACTGGTACCACCTTAAGAGGTGAGAAAGATGGAGATTCCCGAGAACGTTAAGAAGAGGTTGAGCATTCCAGCTGATGAGCACTTTTACGCGGGCCACACCGCCTGCCAGGGATGTGGCGCTTCCCTGGGTCTTCGCTACGTGCTCAAGACCTACGGCAAGAAGACCATCTTCACAATCCCCGCGTGCTGTTCGACCATCATAGCCGGTGCGTGGCCGTACTCAACCCTCGACGCCCCGCTCTTCCACACGGCCTTTGAGACCACCGGTGCCGTCATGAGCGGTATCGAGGCGGCCCTCAAGGTCAAGGGGTACAAGGTCAAGGGCGAGGACGGTGTCATGGTCGTCGGCTGGGCCGGCGACGGCGGTACCGCGGACATAGGTCTGCAGGCCCTCAGCGGATTCCTTGAGAGGGGCCACGACGCGCTCTACATCATGTACGACAACGAGGCCTACATGAACACCGGAATCCAGAGGTCCGGCTCGACCCCGTACGGTGCCTGGACCACCAACACCCCGGGCGGAAAGAAGCACTTCCTTGAGAAGAGGCACAAGAAGAAGGTCATCGACATAGTCATAGCCCACGAGATACCCTACGCCGCCACCGCAAGCGTCGCCTATCCAGAGGACTTCATAAGGAAGCTCAAGAAGGCCAGGGACACCCCGGGACCGAGCTTCATCCAGCTCTTCGCCCCGTGCCCGACCGGCTGGCGCTCACCGACCGACAAGAGCATCGAGCTTGCCCGCTTAGCCGTCCAGACGGCCTACTTCCCGCTCTTTGAGTACGAGAACGGCAGGTACAAGATCAACATGCCCTCACCGAAGAAGGAGCCGAAGCCCATCGAGGAGTTCCTCAAGTACCAGGGCAGGTTCAAGTACATGACCAAGGAGGACATAGAGGTCCTCCAGCAGTGGGTCAACCACGAGTGGGAGAAGCTCAAGAAGCTCGCCGAGATCTTCGGCTGAGCTTTCCATCTTTACCCCAAGGTTTAAGTTTCCATCTGATAAGTCACCCGAGGTGATAAGCATGGCCGAGAGTCCGTTTAAGGCCGACATTGAGAGGGTTCAGAAGGAGTATAGCGAAAAGATGACCCCCGGAGCGATAGCCACCATCCCGGGGAGCAGCGTGGTAAACAAGACCGGTTCCTGGCGTGTTTTCATGCCCGAGTTCAACCGGGACAAGTGCGTCCGCTGCTACCTCTGCTACATCTACTGCCCGGAGCCGGCCATCTACCTCGACGAGGAGAACTACCCCGTCTTTGACTACGACTACTGTAAGGGCTGTGGAGTTTGCGCGAACGAGTGCCCGACCGACGCTATCATAATGGTTAGGGAGACCAAGTGAGGTGGTGAAAGATGCCGATTAGGAAGGTTATGAAGGCCAACGAGGCTGCCGCCTGGGCGGCCAAGCTCGCCAAGCCGAAGGTCATAGCGGCGTTCCCGATTACCCCGTCAACGCTCGTTCCGGAGAAGATCAGTGAGTTCGTTGCCGATGGAGAGCTCGACGCTGAGTTCATCAAGGTCGAGAGCGAGCACTCGGCGATTTCAGCCTGCGTCGGTGCCTCTGCGGCCGGTGTTAGAACCTTCACCGCGACCGCTTCCCAGGGTCTGGCACTCATGCACGAGATACTCTTCATCGCCGCCGGCATGAGGCTTCCGATAGTCATCGCCGTTGGAAACCGCGCGCTGAGCGCTCCGATCAACATCTGGAACGACTGGCAGGACACCATCAGCGAGCGCGATACCGGCTGGCTCCAGTTCTACGCCGAGAACAACCAGGAAGCTTTGGACCTCATACTCATCGCCTACAAGGTCGCCGAGAACGAGAAGGTCCTTCTCCCGGCGATGGTTGGATTCGACGCCTTCATCCTGACCCACACCGTTGAGCCGGTCGAGATACCCGATCAGGAGCTCGTTGACGAGTTCCTCGGCGAGTACGAGCCGAAGTACGCCTACCTCGACCCGAGCAGGCCGATAACTCAGGGTACCCTCGCCTTCCCGGCCCACTACATGGAGGCCAGGTACACCGTCTGGGAGGCCAACGAGAACGCCAGAAAGGTCATAGACGAGGCATTCGCGGAGTTCGAAAAGCGCTTTGGTAGAAAGTACCAGAAGATCGAGGAGTACCGCACGGATGACGCCGAGATAATCTTCGTCACCATGGGCTCACTCGCCGGAACCGTCAAGGAGTACGTTGACCACCTCCGCGAGCAGGGCATCAAGGTCGGTGCGGCCAAGATGACCGTTTACAGACCGTTCCCGATCGAGGAGGTTCGCGCGCTCGCCAAGAAGGCGAAAGTCATAGCTCTCCTCGAGAAGAACATCACCTTCAGCGTCGGCGGAGCCCTCTTCCAGGACTTCAGCAGGGCGCTCATCAACGAGAGCGAGAAGCCGAAGATCGTTGACTTCATCCTCGGCCTCGGTGGCAGGGACGTCACCTTCAGGGACCTTGACGAGGCCCTCGCGATTGCCCAGAAGGCCCTCAACGGAGAGGCCGTTGATGAGGTCAACTGGATCGGCCTGAGGAAGGAGATTCTGTGAGGTGATGAAGATGGCCGTTAGAAAACCCCCGATTACCACTCGCGAGTACTGGGCACCCGGTCACGCCGCCTGTGCCGGCTGTGGCTGTGCCACCGCTCTCAGGCTTGCAACCAAGGCCTTCAGCGAGGCCATGGAGGAGAAGTACGGCGATCCGAACGCCTTCGCCATAGCCCAGGCCACCGGATGTATGGAGGTCGTTTCAGCTGTCTTCCCGTACACCGCCTGGAAGGCCCCGTGGCTGCACGTCGCCTTCGAGAACGCCGCTGCTGCCGCCAGCGGTGTCGAAGCGGCTTGGAAGAAGCTCGGAAGGAAGGGCAAGATACTGGCAATAGGCGGTGACGGTGGTACCGCCGACATCGGTATGCAGGCCCTCAGCGGTATGCTCGAGCGCTGGCACAACGTCGTTTACCTCATGTACGACAACGAGGCCTACATGAACACCGGAATTCAGCGCTCAAGCTCAACCCCCTACGGTGCCTGGACCACCACCAGCCCGCCGGGCAAGTACTCCATCGGTGAGGACAAGCCCAAGAAGTGGGTCGCCCTCATCGCCGCCGCCCACCAGGTTCCGTACGTCGCAACCGCCAGCATAGGCAACCCGTTCGACTTCGTCAAGAAGATGAAGAAGGCCGCCAAGGTGGACGGCCCGGCCTTCGTCCAGGTCCAGTGTACCTGCCCGACCGGATGGAAGAGCCCGCTCGAGAAGGGTGTCGAGATAGCGAGGCTCGCCATCGAGACCGGTGTCTGGCCGCTCTTCGAGATCGAGAACGGCGACATCTGGAACATCAAGATACAGGCCCCGGGAGGAGGCGCCAAGGTCAAGCGCGAGGGAGGAAGGGTCGTCGCCATAGAGTTCAAGAAGCCCATAGAGGAGTACCTCAAGCTCCAGGGCAGGTTCAAGCACCTCTTCAAGCAGCCGGAAGCTATAGACGTCATGCGCGAGCAGATCAAGGCCATGTGGAGGACCATCGGCGTCGAGGTCACCCTCCCGAAGCCGGAGGAGTGAGCTCCTCCCCTTTTGTTTCCCCATTTTGATGCCGTTAAAAGAGATGCAACATCATCCGGCGGTTCTTTCAGGCAGGATACCCTTGAAGCAACACGTTCTGAGGTGCGGGGCGTGATCGCGGCGGTCCTGGCGGGGGGCAGGAGCAGGCGCTTCGGGGGCGACAAGCTCCTCGTCAGAATCGACGGGAAGCCACTCATCCTCCATACGATTGAGAGGCTTGAGCTGGCGAGGGAGATAGACCGGATAGTCGTGATCTCATCCAGGGAGAACGCCGACAGGATTCGAGCGTTCGGCTACGACGTCCTCGTCGATACGCTCATGATCGGCCCGATGGGCGGCATCTACACCGCGCTGAGCCTCGGCGATGCCCTCGTGGTGGCCGGGGACATGCCCCTCCTCATCCCCGAGTTCGTTGACTTCATCATCGATATGTTCCTGGAGGCAAAAAAGCCGGCCTGCGTGCCGAGATGGGCAAACGGCTACCTCGAACCGCTCCATGCAGCGTATTCTAAGGATTTCCTCCCGCTTCTTAGAGAGAAGATCGAGGGGGGAGACTACGCCATAAACAGGGCCGTGCGGGAAAGCGACGCCTGCTACGTGGATATTGAGAAACTGCCGGAGGAATGGCGGGAGAGCTTCTTCAACGTGAACACCCGCGGGGACGTTGGAAAGCTGAAGGAAAGAATCGTTTAGATTTCCCTTGCCGGGGGCCCGGCTATTCAACCTTTTGTTCATAACACTAATATCAAAAAAGTGTTAAAAATCGTGCCACTCGACCTAAAATTGGTGATACAATGCTTGAGCTCAACAGGTTGGTGGCGGAGAGAAACGCAGAGGGAATACTGGAATACGCGAGAGAGTTCCACGGCCACGTCTGTCCCTACCTCGCCCTGGGGATAAGGGCATCGCTGATAGCGATGGATGAGCTCGGGGTCGGGAGGCTCGACTACTCGGGCAGCGTCGATGAGTCCATACTCGCGATAGTCGAGGTCAACAGCTGCTTCACCGACGGCGTCCAGGTGACAACGGGATGCACCCTTGGAAACAATTCGCTGGTGTACATCGACCTCGGAAAAACCGCCATGACACTCGTCAGGCGCTCCACGTGGGAGGGCGTCAGGGTTTACGCCGACGGGGAAAAGCTGAGGAGGCACTATCCCCCCGAAGCCCTCGAACTGTTCAACAGGGTCGTCAGGGAGAGGAGGGGGACCGAAGAGGAGAGAAAGCGCCTGTGGGGACTGTGGGAGGAGGTCGCAAAAACCATGCTCCACCTCCCCAGGGAAGAATTCAAAATCGAGAGGGTAAAGGTTCCGCCCATAGAACAGGCGCCGATAGTTGAGAGCGCCCGCTGCGCGAAGTGCGGCGAGCTGTTCATGGAACCGAAGGCGGTTTACATAAACGGCGAACCCTTCTGCCTCCGCTGCGCCGGCGAGGCGTACCCCGGGGTCGTCGGTGAGGGCATAGTGGAGATCAACCAGACCGCTCCAAGGGGGTGCTGACATGGGGAGAGTCATGAAACCTCTGCTCGCGGTTTTCCTCATACTGCTGACCGTCTCTCTGAGCGGGTGCATCGGAAACGCCGCGGAGAAAAGCGGGTCAGAAACCGCGACCGGGACCATAACCGTCACCGATGCCCTGGGAAGGACCGTGGAGGTTCCGGCTCACGTTGGAAGGGTCGTTGCGGCGGGGCCGGGTGCGCTCAGACTGGTCGTTTACCTCAACGCAAGCGACATGGTCGTTGGGGTGGAGGACTTCGAGAAGAGGTATTCCTTCGGAAGGCCGTACATCATAGCCCATCCCGAGCTTAAAGAGCTTCCCAGCATAGGCCCCGGCGGTCCCGGAAAGCTGCCGGATTTCGAGGCCCTGATAAAACTCGAACCGGACGTGATATTCATCACCTACGTCGATGCCAAGACCGCGGACGAGATAGAGGAGAAAACTGGAGTGCCGGTCGTCGTGCTCAGCTACGGGGAGCTGGCGACCTTCGATAACGATGAGCTGTTCAAATCGCTCGAGCTGGCCGGGAAGATCCTCAACAGGGAGAAGAGAGCGGAGGAGGTTATAAACTTCATCAAATCCGCACAGGAGGACCTCCTGAAGCGCACAGAAGGTGTCGAGCCGAGGAGCGTATACGTGGGGGGCATCGGCTACAAGGGCGCCCACGGGATAGAGAGCACGGAGGCGAACTATCCGCCGTTTGCGGCGGTACATGCAAAGAACGTCGCCGATGAGCTGGGGAGCGGCCACAAATCCATCGACGTGGAGAAGCTCCTCGAATGGCAGCCGGAGTACATCTTCATAGACGAGGGTGGTCTAAAACTCGTCCTCGACGACTACAGAAAGAACCCCGACTTCTACAACTCCCTCAGAGCAGTGAAAGAGGGCAACGTTTACGGTATACTGCCGTACAACTTCTACACCACCAACATAGGCACGGCCCTGGCGGATGCCTACTTCATAGGAAAAGTCCTCTATCCCGAGCGCTTCCGCGACGTTGATCCCGAGGAGAAGGCGGACGAGATATACAGGTTCCTCCTCGGAAAGCCCGTTTACGCCACCATGGCGGACCAGTTCGGAGGCTTCGGGAGGATAGACCTCTCCAACGGAACCGTGAAGCACTCACTACCGACGTCGCCGTGATGACCATGGACTACGAGAGGTACACCGCCAGAAAGCTCTCCATTGGCCTTTTCCTCTTTCTCCTCACCGTCCTGGTTAGCCTGTACTCCCTCTCCCACGGCTCGTATGAACTCACACCCCGCGAGGTTCTGGAGGCGCTCCTCGGGGGAGGAAGCGGGGGCGCGGGGCTCGTCGTCTGGAAAGTCAGGCTTCCCCGCATAGCCGCGGGCCTCCTCGTGGGGGCCACCCTGGCCGTGGCCGGGGCAGTCATGCAGGGCTTCCTCAGGAACCCACTGGCCACGCCCTTCACTATGGGGGTTTCCCACGGCGCGATGTTCGGGGCCTCCCTCGCGATACTTCTCGGAGCCGGCTACGCCGAGAGCTCCGGCAGGATATCCCTTGACAACCCCTACGTGGTCGTCCTCTTCGCCTTCATGGGGGCGATAAGCGCCACGGCGGTAATACTGCTCCTCGCGAAGCTGAAGGGACTGAGCCCGGAGGCGATAATCCTGGCTGGAGTGGCGATGGGCTCCCTGTTCGTGGCCCTGACCACCCTCGCCCAGTACTTCGCCGACGAGCTACAGCTCGCGGCCATGGTTTACTGGAGCTTTGGGGACCTCGGCAGGGCCACGTGGAGGGAAGATGCCATAATGGCCGCCACCTTCATCCCTGTCCTCGGGTACTTCATCGTCAAGCGCTGGGACCTGAACGCAGCGGTCATGGGCGACGAGGTGGCGAAGAGCGTTGGCGTGGATGTTGAGCGGGTGAGGCTGGTCTCCACGTTCCTCGCGGCCCTGATAACCGCGGTCAGCGTTGCCTTCGTCGGGGTCATAGGCTTCGTTGGCCTGATAGCCCCCCACGCGGTGAGGCTGGTGGCGGGTGGAGATTATCGCTTCCTGATTCCCCTATCGGCGCTGGCCGGGGCGCTCCTTCTTGTAACCGCGGACACAATCGCGAGGCTCATTCTGTCGCCGATGATACTTCCGGTGGGCATAGTGACGTCCTTCCTCGGCGCGCCGGCGTTCATCTACCTGCTGGTGAGGATGGAGGGAAGGAGATGAAGCCGTCATCCGAAAAGATCGTCCTGAGCGCCAGAAACCTGCGGTTCTCGTACAACGGTTCCGAGGTGCTCAGGGGGATCAACCTAGATGTCTGGGAAGGCGAGTTCGTGGCGGTGCTCGGGCCCAACGGTGCCGGCAAGAGCACCCTCGTGAAGTGCCTGGCGGGGATACTGAACTGCGGGGGAGTGAAAGCCTTTGGACGGCCCCTCGGGGAATACTCAAGGAACGAGCTCGCGCGCATCATCGCCTACGTCCCTCAGAGAACTGAGCCAGGGTTCATGACGGTCTTCGACACGGTGCTCCTCGGGAGGAGGCCCCACATGGGGCTGAGGCCATCAAAGAAGGACATCGAGGCCGTCATGGCGGCCCTAAGGACGCTCGGGATAGAGAACCTGGCAGCTAAAACCACGAACAGACTGAGCGGCGGTGAGCTTCAGAAGGTGGGGATAGCGCGGGCCCTCGCCCAGGAGCCCAGAATACTCATCATGGACGAGCCAACGAACAACCTGGACATAAGAAGCCAGCTGGAGGTTATGAGACTCGCCAGGGGGTTCTCCAGGGAGGGAGGAACCGCGATAGTGGTGATGCACGACGTGAACCTAGCGCTGCGCTTCGCGAGGAGGTTCATCTTCATGAAGGAGGGCAGGGTCATGGCAGAGGGAGGTCTTGAGATCCTCGACGGGAAGCTATTCAGAGAGATTTACGGCGTGGACGTTGAGATTGGAGAGATACGGGGCATACCCACCGTCGTCCCCCTGTAGAGTACCCAAACATGAGTAATACTGTCAAATTTTTGGACAAAACTTTTAAGCTCCTTAGGGCAACCTAAGCCGGAGGTGAATGAGATGACGATCAAAGCTCCCACACTCAACATAGGAGGACTGGGCGCTGACCCGCTCACCCAGAGGATAAACGAGAAGCAGGAGAAGTGGACGTACAAGATAGCCGTCCTGAGCGGCAAGGGCGGCGTCGGCAAGAGCACCGTGGCGGTTAACCTCGCCGCGGCCCTGGCAAAGAAGGGCTACTTCGTTGGAATACTCGACGCGGACATACACGGGCCGAACGTCGCCAAGATGCTCGGCGTTGACAGGGCAGAGGTTCTGGCCGAGAAGATGGAGGACGGCAGGTTCGAGATGATACCGCCTATGAACGACTTCCTCGGACAGACGACCCCGATAAAGGTCATGAGCATGGGCTTCCTGGTTCCGGAGGACCAGCCGATAATCTGGCGCGGAAGCCTCGTCACCAAAGCCATCAAGCAGCTCCTCGGCGACGTCAACTGGGGCTCCCTCGACTTCATGATAATAGACTTCCCGCCCGGAACCGGCGACGAGATACTGACCGTCACGCAGAGCCTCAAGCTCGACGCCGCGGTTATCGTCACCACCCCGCAGGAGGTCGCTTTGCTCGACACGGGCAAGGCGGTTAACATGATGAAGAAGATGGAAGTGCCCTACGTGGCCGTCGTCGAGAACATGAGCTACCTCATCTGCCCGCACTGCGGCGGCGAGATAGACATCTTCGGCAAGGGCGGCGGGAAGAAGCTCGCCGAGAAGGAAGGCGTTGACTTCCTCGGCGGCATACCCATAGACCTCAAGGCCAGGGAGGCAAGCGACGCTGGCATACCCATAGTCCTCTACGAGGACACTGTTGCCGCCAAGGCCTTCATGGAGATAGTGGACAAGCTCGTCGAGAAGCTCGAAGCGATGAAGGCGGACGAATCCAAAGCAGAGTAATCCTCCCGTTATCCCTTCCTTCTTTATCGGGTTTCCCTGCATTAACTTTTTAACCACCTCCGGGTATCTCATCGGGAGGGAGAGCATGAAGAGGGTTCCCGTTCTAATCGCGCTCATCCTCCTGCTGGCGGTTCCACTCGTTTCTGCCGGCGAACTGGCATATTATCCAGACCCCGAAGCGTTCCAGGCGTTTCTGAGCTCAAATTCCACCTACACCGTCGTCCCGGGCAACGAGACCTGGGCGATGGGCTGGGCGTACTACGTGGACGAAAAGCTCTACACCGTCAAGCGTCATGGAAACGACACCCTGGTTCTCGTCGGCAACGTTTACAACAACGGGCTCATGGCGTCCGTCTGGAACCGGACGGGACTCCCCGCGAACGCCTCCCTTCTCCCCTCCATCGTCGTCCTCAACGGCACCGTTCTCATAACAGGCTCGGAGGATAGCATCCACCTCACGGAGAGGGCATTTGAGGGACTGTGGAACCCCCCCAGAGGCTCGGTGGCCACGTTTTTGACCCTTGCCTTCACCATAATCATCGTATTCCTGGCCCTCCTCAGCGGCGACGACAGCCACGCGGGAAGGTTCTACGCCCTGGCAGCTTCCCTCTTCCTGGTCTGGTACCTCACGGCGGAAAGGCCGGGACTCACCGACGGGTTCCTGGCGTACCTCTCGTCCGCCCTGAAGTTCGCGGTCGGCGGCTCCCCCGACTCCCCCCTGAGCGCCATCATGGGAGCAGTCTTCAGAACGGTGCCCCCAATCGAGGAGAACATAATCTTTGCACACTGGCTCCTTATACTCATAATAATGTCCTTCGCGTTCTACCTGGCGCCGAAGAGATCCCGCGAGCTGGGCTTTCTGGTCTTCGGGCTGACCTTCGTCGCCCCGATGTTCAGGGAGAGCTTCCGTGAG encodes:
- a CDS encoding FecCD family ABC transporter permease, with amino-acid sequence MDYERYTARKLSIGLFLFLLTVLVSLYSLSHGSYELTPREVLEALLGGGSGGAGLVVWKVRLPRIAAGLLVGATLAVAGAVMQGFLRNPLATPFTMGVSHGAMFGASLAILLGAGYAESSGRISLDNPYVVVLFAFMGAISATAVILLLAKLKGLSPEAIILAGVAMGSLFVALTTLAQYFADELQLAAMVYWSFGDLGRATWREDAIMAATFIPVLGYFIVKRWDLNAAVMGDEVAKSVGVDVERVRLVSTFLAALITAVSVAFVGVIGFVGLIAPHAVRLVAGGDYRFLIPLSALAGALLLVTADTIARLILSPMILPVGIVTSFLGAPAFIYLLVRMEGRR
- a CDS encoding ABC transporter ATP-binding protein, with amino-acid sequence MKPSSEKIVLSARNLRFSYNGSEVLRGINLDVWEGEFVAVLGPNGAGKSTLVKCLAGILNCGGVKAFGRPLGEYSRNELARIIAYVPQRTEPGFMTVFDTVLLGRRPHMGLRPSKKDIEAVMAALRTLGIENLAAKTTNRLSGGELQKVGIARALAQEPRILIMDEPTNNLDIRSQLEVMRLARGFSREGGTAIVVMHDVNLALRFARRFIFMKEGRVMAEGGLEILDGKLFREIYGVDVEIGEIRGIPTVVPL
- a CDS encoding Mrp/NBP35 family ATP-binding protein, with amino-acid sequence MTIKAPTLNIGGLGADPLTQRINEKQEKWTYKIAVLSGKGGVGKSTVAVNLAAALAKKGYFVGILDADIHGPNVAKMLGVDRAEVLAEKMEDGRFEMIPPMNDFLGQTTPIKVMSMGFLVPEDQPIIWRGSLVTKAIKQLLGDVNWGSLDFMIIDFPPGTGDEILTVTQSLKLDAAVIVTTPQEVALLDTGKAVNMMKKMEVPYVAVVENMSYLICPHCGGEIDIFGKGGGKKLAEKEGVDFLGGIPIDLKAREASDAGIPIVLYEDTVAAKAFMEIVDKLVEKLEAMKADESKAE